Genomic segment of Alphaproteobacteria bacterium:
CCAAAATAGACCCCATATATTTTGGGGAAAAAGTCTATAATTTCTAAATTACTCGAGCTTAATTCTTGTACGTGGGCTAATGCTTTAAGATAAGAGGGGATATCATATGATCTATAGCCGTACCTTGACTTTATGAATGTTCTAATGGCTATGTTAGAAACGTTGTAGAAAGGATGATTCAATGTAACGTTGTAGACTCTATTCTCTGCTCCTTCTCCAAGAGGACTTATTGTTTTATACAGACAGTCCAAAATTTCAGGATGATAGGCGTAATTAGGAAGGTTCTTCAGATAATCCTTTTCGCAAGGTTTTAAGGACTCCCTGTCTCCTTGTTCTTTATGACACTTAACCACGTTTTCCCATCCGGCTCTTATATTAGGAATAAGCTGTGGGTCTTTACAAGGGGTAGGGGGGCAGGTTGGTCCAGAATAAGGCGTAAGTGAGCTATTGCTGTGATGTGTCGTATTTTGATAAAGACCACATTGCAGTTTTGAAGGCTGGTCCACTTTATAGGAGTGAGGTTGATCAAAAGAAGAAGAGGTAAGTTGAGCGTCTACAGAGATGCAATTGCCTAGCAACAATAATAACAATAAAATCCCACCAAGCTTTTGTTTTCTTCGGCGCGGAGCCAGAAACTTCTGTGCATTCTCTTCCTTCATTTTTTTAAGGGATGTTTCATTATAATTTTGCAGGGATTGATCCGTCTCTTCTATAAATTTAGACACCGAAGAAACCAGTTCAGAGTATGTTGGTTGCGTCTTATTGTTTTCTAATGGAGAGAGAAGAGCTTCTTTTAATTCTAAAAGATTGTCTATTTTTTTGGTAACTCGAGTAATTGCGGTTCTATATTTTAACCCTGTTCTATAATGATGCTGGGTCTTGGGATCTCGTTTTAGTTTTTTTGAGACATTTTTTCTGCGTGGAAGAGATTGATAGGTTTTTTTGCTATAAAAGTTAGCTAAACCAAAATACTCATTTTTTTTATCTGTAAGACGAGTGATTTGGTTGCCGATATCTTCCGAAGTTAAGTTATCTTCCATTCCATAAGTTGCAGGGCTTAGAAAGACTAGGAAAAAGAAGAGATAAATGGAAAATATCCGCATAAAACACCCATAAAAAAACTTAACTTTAATTTACGTGAGTTTGAAAATTTGATCAAGATAATGTGCTCACAAGCTTAGGGGCGATACTATGAATAATTTATGAGGAAACTAGAGTTTTTTTACCTCTCCCACAACGGAGAGAGGTGATCCTATCACAACTGATAAATCAGCTTCTGTCATTAAAAAAGATTGAAATTTTTCATGAGGTGTCCCTGCTCACAAGCTTTCCATTTCGGTGGTTTGATTGTAGAATAGGTTCCAAATAATAAAGAAAACGAGGGAAAAATGACAAAACCAAGTGTTGCGATTGTTTATCATTCAGGATACGGGCATACAAAAAAATTAGCTGAATCTGTTTTGGAAGGTGTTCAAGAAAGTAAAAAGGCGACAGGCATACTCATTTCCGTAGAGAATGTTGATTCCCACTGGGATGATCTTGATCATGCAACGGCCATCATTTTTGGAGCTCCCACCTATATGGGCTCTGTCTCAGCCGGATTTTGGATTTTTGCTGAAAAAACCTCAAAAAGATGGACGGAAATGAAATGGAAAGACAAACTCGCCGCTGCATTTATTAATTCCGGCTCACAAAATGGCGATAAACTTCAAAGTCTCCATGCCATGTTTAATTTATCTCAGCAGCATGGG
This window contains:
- a CDS encoding flavodoxin family protein, coding for MTKPSVAIVYHSGYGHTKKLAESVLEGVQESKKATGILISVENVDSHWDDLDHATAIIFGAPTYMGSVSAGFWIFAEKTSKRWTEMKWKDKLAAAFINSGSQNGDKLQSLHAMFNLSQQHGMIWVGLGLMPGNNSSTASIEDLNRLGSFGGAFAQSNADEGPETAPPKSDRLTAKHLGQRVAEISARWEAGKQ